A segment of the Triticum urartu cultivar G1812 chromosome 1, Tu2.1, whole genome shotgun sequence genome:
ATATGGTAGTGACACACTAGACATTCAATGTTTACCAAGTAGTAGAACCCATGATTGAGACGAGAGAGCCACACACCAGACATTGGCTCTTTATGATGATGGAGACATAGGCACATTATGATTTTATTGATATGGTAGTCACATTATGGGCAATTTGGCACGCTTGGCGCAAATAAATTCATGAAGGAGAGTTCCAGTTGTCTCTTTGAGCACACTTTTTAGTCAAAAACTTCATCTGTGACATCCAGAGCACCCAACAGAACAAATCACCATCCGAATGGCCTAGAGCTCTGAATGAATCACATGCTATTTGGAAAAGCGCCTCTAGAGGGTTTTGCAAGCTTTAATGTTGACAGTGCGGTGTATAGCGATGGTGGCCGTTGAGTAGTGGGAGTCATGTGCCACACCGATCAGAGCAAGTTCCTAGGCTCGTCCTCGATCACATTCAAGAACATCACCTATCCTACCGTTCTGGAAGCCCTAGCGTGTCGAGAAGCTTTGTCCTTGGCTGATGATTGGATGTTGCGCAAGGTAATAATTGTGTCAGACTGTTTGTAAGCAATAAAAGACATTCAAGATAGGGGCAGGAGGTCGCTACGGTGCTATTGTTCTAGAGATTTCCCAGCGTACGAATGATTTTGAGGTGTGCAATACAGTCATGAAGGTAGAAGCCACAACTTTGAAGCTGATAGATTAGCAAAACCCTCTCTGTCATTAGGTTTCAACTGTCATGTCGGGCTGAGAATGCCACATGATCGTGTAACTACCACTTAATAACCCTGAATAAAGTTTCATGATTCCATAAATTGTTTTGGCCTATCGACATTAGCTCTTCTTCACTTCCTCTCACTGTCCCTGCGGACGGACCCCAACCTGTTGTGCCACGTAGTAGGACAGATTACAACTTCACTGCCGAGCTATCAACCCTACACACGTTGCCTTCTTCGCAAGACCACCCGACTCTCAGTTCTCCCCTCACGGAGGTTGTTGcacccatccatccatccaccaTTCAGATGGCGCTGCCCCTCCTTCCCTTGCGTCGCCAACATCCCCTCCTCTAGGTGCCACCCTGACCACCGGTGTTAGTTCAACATCGACGATGCCAATTCGATCGCATGCCTTGCTAGTCTATCATGTAGCCTTTGTTCCTCTATATTGCCTCGGTAGCTAATCGTGGTACACCTTGTTTGGGATGGTTCAAACCAGCGATTCAAATATATGAAATATGTCTTTATTTCACATTATATATGTATATGTAAACTAATTTTCAATTATATATTTCCCAAAATAAAATGAATAAATAAAATCCTGAGTTTTTTAGGGTTAAAATGTCAACGACGGTAGCCGACCGGACACAGTAGCAGGAGCATACCAGGCCCGTGGGCCCACAGGCCCGGCCGGGACCTCCACGCCCGTAAAGCTCCCGCCACCACGCTCTAGCAGGCACGCCGTCGGCATCACCGCCCCCATTCGAGCTGCTCCTCCTCCAGACCACACAGACGACGATGAAGCCACGCCGCGGAGCCGGCCCGCTAGGACCCAGATGGGACCCGCAGGGTCAGATCTGGGCTGGGGGCGTGCCGCCGGCCAACCAGCGCCACCACGCCTTCTCGCCGCCAAGGGGCCACGCCACCACCTCACGCGCCGCCGGCCACTGCCGCCGAGCCGaggagcaccgccgccgcccatGCCCCGGGCAGGTAGCCGCGCGCGCTGGGACAGGCCGTCCCGCCGCCGCCAACACCACCCGGACAGGCGCCGGGGGCAACCGTCGGCGGCggcagggaaggaagaggaaaggaaggtggccgaagaggggaggggctcgcgccgccccggccacctcccggggggggggggggggggggggggggggggggggggggggggggggggggggggggggggacggccggcggccggcggcggcggggggagTGAGGGAGGAACCCTAGAGGACGGGCCAAATCAAGTAGAAGTCAACCATGGGTGATTCCTCACAGCCTTCACTTTCCAGTTTCCAAACACTATCCAACAGTGGTTGAGGGGAGTTTGCAGCAAAGTGAAATCCATATGCAAGGCAGCCGAAGCGACCATCCGCCGTTAGTAGCCATCGAATATCATACAGGCCCATGGACAACTTAACAGACCACACTTTGTCACACATCCAACCATTTAGTTCCAAAGTTTCTTTGACAGTAATATTCTTCTGGCAACCCGAAAGAGGCATCCAAAAACCCACTTTAGCTGCATCACCAAGCTCAATGTGTGTGCAACAGTGCAAACAGAGAACATATAGCTTTATGCCTTTTATCAATAATTATCACAGGGGGTAGGGCTGCCAGACCAAGGTATCTTGATGCCCAAACTAAAACAAGCAGGTACAATGCTCTACTAACACAAGCAGTGTCCTTGATGCCCAAACCACCGGCAATCTTGGGGGAGCAAACAGAGCGCCAATTCACAGGACATTTCCTCCCCTTAGCCTCCTCATCCACGTTCCAAAGAAAATTTCTTGTCCATTCTCTTGGTTTTCCATTTGATTGGAGCAAAATCAGGGAGGAAATAAGTTGCAGTGCCGTGAAGAAAGCATTAACCAATGTCAATCTCAGGTTTGCTGTGATGTTCTGTTCTATACTATTTCAGGTTTTCAGTTCATGCTCAACGTATTATAATTCTGATGTTCTATAACTCCAAATTTATTTACTGGCCCTGAAGATACGTGATCCCAATCCACTTTATTTGAAGTTGCCATCTTCAATTGTTACCAGTCCACTGGTTTCATAACTGCCCTCAAGATGTGCAAGAACAAAAGACAGCATGAACCTTTTGTTTTGTGCTGTTTAAATAATGATTCACAGAAAATCGATCAAATGTTGATTGTTTCTTAAACTATGGTCAGGAGAATCATGCCTCTTGGTGCTCGTCAATGCGTTCAAAACAGCTAGTAGAGCCAAACCATCAAGAGTGTTACAACCAACGGTTTTTTGAGGTAGAGATGGCAATCATTCAGAAGTTCAGATTGAAATGGCATATATTACAACATACTGACCTTTATCCTCTCATCGTGCTAAATCCATGTATCCAAGTTAGCAATTCCAACATTTTCCAGTGCATTTGTCGTCACCACCAACTTCACACACTATTTAGAACAAGAGATTACACTCATACATAACTTAAGAGCAAAACCATATACTGTAAAAATCATGAATTGTTCACATTCGCGTATGACAGGAAAGGCACTAGGTAATATACTTGATTTACTGGGAAAATAAATGTATGCCCTAGGTAATATACTTGATTTAGCAGAAAATCAACACAGATGTCGTCAATTAGCATATCCACATATGCATATGTGGAAGCATTGCCAGAAGCCCAGAACCGAACACAGTTTATAAAAGAGAACATGGGTAAAAAAAGTACCTCTGGTGGCATGGTGTCTTGAAGATCGTTTCTTTTGTAAAGATCCTCAAATTTCTTATGTACCAGCAGATTTTGTATTGGCTTGAACAGGCAACATGGATCAAAAAATGAAGCCACTTTCTCATGAAATACACTCCTTCCCAAAAAACATGTGGTTCAGGACTGATAACATGAAGGTGTCTCCTGCCTTCCTCGTTGAACCCAGGTTGTGCTTCAGAAGTTAGTTCCGAATAACAGCAACCAAACACAATGCAAAGCCATCTTCCAAATAAttaaattttcaggacatttAGATAACACAGACGTGACCATGAgcaatcaatacaaaccacagaTAAATATGGTAGAAATGTCCCTTAACAGTGACAAATGTTCGTATTTCCGCCTAATACATGTCTAACAAAACACCAAGTGCACTAATCTTCTTTAATTATGCCAAAAAATTAAGCCAACAAATTTGGTATAACAAGCCAGCATAATATATAATAACTTAGTTCGCTACTCATTACTTATAATCCATCAAGTTACTTAATAACAATAATATAACTTAGTGCACCACATTATTACATCACGATTAACATAGTTCACTACATCATTGCATCACTTCATTACATCAGAACTAAGTTTACCAAGTCACAGGATTACAGCCTAAAGTCCATCAAGGACCAGACAATCCTGAATCCGAACTCCCCAGCACCACACGTAATTTTCTCTTCATCTACACCAGTGCGGCGTGGAGTGAAATCAAAGGTTCGTTCAGGACAAACACCAGCAGCCTCATTATTTATGCAAAACATTACATTTCTTTCCAGACAGATAGTAATGACACTTCGCCGGAGTTTGATAACTCCACTTTCATCACTTGTAACCACGCCATCTGCTGTGCTATCATGAATCACAATCGTTTGTTCATTGTCCAGCTTGCGAGCTTTATCCACGATGCCAACTGTTATATTTCCTTTAAAAAGCCCCTCAATGAGCTTGATTTCAAAGGTGCACTCGACTGCATCCAGGACAGTTGTGAATCTCACTTCCGTAGTGCTGAGCCAGCTCTCAAGGGTTTCACTTCTAACCATGACATCTTTCTCTCTAGAAAGTACTCGGCCATCAATGCTTATTAGACCCTTGCTAAATGGCCTGTCTGGAACTCCTTCTTCCCTTATTTTAAGATCTATCTCTAGATAGATGAAATCAACCAGCACTAGACCTCGATATGGGCCAGTTAAAATCAGCATTCCATCCTATGAAAAGAATTGCACGAGAGGTTAGAGTATGCTCATCCAAACACTGCTCAAAATGAAGATTGGAAGCATGCCATAAAAGCTACTCCATTTATATGCAGATGACTGTCTGGATCGACAACCACCAGCACTAAGATGACTCCATTTAGATGCCAATTAACAGTTGATATTAAATGCACCATGGAATAAAATGAAACCCGATTGGAACAAACTTAGAAGCAAGGATGTACCTTGTTGAGATGCTGGCAATCATCTCTATTGCGGTGAAAGAGATAAATGCACTTGTAGTCAATGCTGTCTCTGGCAATGACACGGCCATAGACATTGACTGGGAAGCCTAAATCTGAGGAGACTATGCTGACAGAGAGGATGTTTGCAGAGTCTTCTAGCCCAAATTCATCTTGGTAGATACTATCGGTGTATCGCATTGGAGGGACAGACGCTGCAATGAATAAACAAAATATATCTGTCAGATTATTTCATCACAATAAACAGGCCCAGTTTGTGTTTTTCCTGTTTGTAtcccactgagttaaaccatctAATATTCTTATTTGACTTGCGAGTTAACTACAAGAGAAAGCTATCATCTCACCATTCGAACCAAGTTAATTTCAATTTTAGCAAAATCAGTGATTTCTGTTGTTAAGTGATATACGTATGAATCAAATCCAAGTACATGAACAGAGATTCGCTGTTAACTTGAAGAGAAAACAATCATCTCACCATCTGTGGAAAGTTAATTTCAGTTTTAGCCAAATCAGTGAGTTCCTGTTGTTAACTGAAACTGAATCCAATCTAGTAAACGGACTGAGATTTGCTGTTTACTGCTATGCATCAACAACGAACATGGCATGTCAGAGGATTCTCCTAACAGAGGATTATACAGGTGAGAGACGTCCTACTGTAACGTAATTCAGTTACTGTCAATCAGAAAAAATTACTACAGCTTCAGAAAATGAGAGGCCACTTACACTCCTCGTCGATGTTGAAGACGGAGAAGTCCCTGAGGAAAAACCGGGTGTAGACGTCGCGCCCCACCTTGGGATCGTGCTCGATGATGGAGTCCATGACCTTGTCGTGTGCCTCGCTTCTCCGCCGGCTCTCCTCCCGCTTCCGAGTCTTCTCCTCTTCCTCCCGCCGGGACCACTCCTTCTCCTCCACCGCCCAGGCCACCCACTTTGCCCGGTCATACAATAAAGGCTCTAagccctccacctcctcctcctcctcatcctccaACTCCTCTACAGATGCCATCGCCAATTCGCCCGCCGCAGCCGCCGAGCCAATCGAGCAAACCCTACTTTTCCTCTTTGTTGATTCTTATAGATGCTGCTTTGGGCTGGGCCAAGGTCCAAGACTATTAAGTAACGTGTCAGCCTAGGCAGCCCCTGGGGTGTCCCTTAGCAATTGCCGCAACCGTAGAGACCTTCCCTACCCTGCAATCCCTTCTCGCCGGCGGTCGGCGGGGCCCGGGCTGTCCGGGACGGGGTTGGCTTGGGAACCTACCGCCCGCGGAAACATCTTCTCGGGCAAGAGATCTCAATGGAAAGTAAAGCTTCAGGCTCGGGGTCGGCTCCGACCGAGCTAGAGGCGATGATGGCAAAGCTTGGTTTGAAGGAGGAGGACCTCCAGGATGTAGTGGTGGATGATGAAGAATTACCAGAGGAAGCAACAAGATGGATGGCAATAGCAAGGGTGTATACAGAGAAAACCTATAGCCAGTAGTGGCTCTATAGGAGCATGAGGATTGCTTGGGACTTGGCGTAGGTGGTGAAGATCCATCCCCTGGAGGAGAACCTATACACACTGCAATTCTCGTGCCTTGGTGATTGGGAGCGGGTGATGGAAGAAGGGCCTTGGAACTTCAAAGGGAAAGCGGTGGTTATAGCACCGTATGATGGCTTCACCAGACCTTCCTCGATTGTGTTGAATACCATTGAGATATGGGCACAGATTCATGATCTGCCAGAGGGTTACTTTCCCCTCATCAAATCCCTTTCATCAACACTTGGAGAGTATATTTTTGCTGAACCCAAGTCCCAAGATTTTGAAGGCAATTTCTATCGTGTGCGCATCAGAATTGATGTTACAAAGCCTCTTAGGAACGCTGTCTCCCTGGTCAAGAGGAAGAAAAGAGAAATCTTTGTCGTCAAATATGAAAGGCTTCCTGATTGGTGTGCCGTTTGTGGTCACTTGGGACATTTATTCAAGGAGTGTGGAGATGGTGTGCATCCTCCACAGGCACTTGTTTTTAAGGATCTGAGAGTGGGCTGGTTCCAAGGCCTGGGGCGTGGTTCGGGTGAAGGAAGGGCAACACGGGGTGGTAGAGGCAGAGGCCGTTCGGGAAGAGGACCGGGACGTGGTGCATTCCATGATCAGCGGAGTTTTGAGGAATATGATCTGGCTGAGGAGAATAGCGGGGATGCAGATATGGAAGATGCAGAAAAATCTCGCAAGAGATCGGCGGCTCAGAATGAAAAACTACTGCAGGTTGCCCCACCTCTGGCGTCAAAGGGTACAGGAACACTGGCTCTCCCACCTCCAACTGTGCCCACTAGTCCACCACCGAAGCAGGACCCGAAGCGGGTCAAACCAAGTCAGCAGCCGGCGGACAAGAACTATCCAAAGAGCAGCAACCTACCACAAAACAATGATGCGCGTATGGCGGGCCTCCCAGGGGGGTCGCGCCTAGCGCAATGAGTCTTCTATGCTGGAACTGTCGCGGGGCCGGCAAACCCGCGGCAGTTCGTGAGCTTCGTGATCTCATGAGGCAATTTGCCCTCTCTATAGTTTGTATCCTTGAAACACAAATAGAAGGATCGCGTGTGGAGAATTTGGTAGGATCTCTAGGTTTTAATAAAAGTTTCGCTGTGAGTAGCTCTGGTCGTAGTGGTGGACTTGGAATTTTTTGGAATGAGGAAATAAAGCTTGAAGTTCTTGGTTATTCGGAATATCATATAGATGTAATGGTGAAAGAGTTGACACAGATAGAGACCCGCATTTCTTTTGTGTATGGAGAAGCCCAAGTGAACCAGCGGCACAAGACTTGGGACATGTTGCGGGCAATTGTTGTAACAGGTAGTGGTCCATGGATGGTAATTGGTGATTTTAATGAAGTGTTACATGGGTATGAGCATGATGGAGTGGGCTATCGGAGCCAGGCACAAATGGATGGCTTCCGTGACGCACTTGACACATGTGGCCTCTCTGATATAGGCTACACTGACTGGACGTTCGAAAGAAGAGTCGCTGGAGGGACATATACGAGGGTTAGGCTGGACAGATGTGTGGCTAACCCGGAGTGGATCCTAGCTTACCCAGGAGCGACTGTGGAGCACAAAACGGCAGCGTCAAGCCATCACGTACCACTACTACTTCGGATGGAGGACGTGCATGCATGCAGACGGCCCCCACGAGCTTTTAAATATGAGTTGTGCTGGGAACGAGACCCAACCTTGGCATCTGTAGTAAATGAGGGATGGGATAAAACTAATGCAAATTCGGTGGAGTCAGTGCGCAATAAACTCCAGTCGATGTCAACTGATCTCTTCACCTGGGACAGGACACATTTTGGCAGTGTCAGGCGGGAAATAGCGAGATTAAAAAATGAACTGCAGCTTTTGCGGGAGATCCCAGGAAGATCTGGCCCATCGCGACAGGAGACGAAGGTAGCTGATCAACTCGTCGAACTGTTCCACGGGGAGGAGATATTGTGGCGTTAGAGAGCACGCGTTGATTGGCTTGTGCATGGGACAAGAATACTTATTTTTTCCATCTTCGTGCTAGCAGACGACGACGGAAAAATCAAATTAAATCTTTAAAATTGTCTGACGGAAGAATGACTGAGGAGACAGATGAGATGGAGAAATTGGCGACTGAGTTTTATAGTAACTTGTATGCATCAGAGGGTGTCCATGGGACTAATCATGTCATGCAAACTGTCCCAGCAAGAGTGACTCCCGCTATGAATGAGACTCTGAATGCACCGTACACCCAAGAGGAAATTAAGCCAGCATTATTTCAAATGTTTCCAACAAAAGCTCCAGGCCCTGATGGATTTTCAGCACACTTCTTTCAGTGTCATTGGGACGTGTCTGGCCCTGAAGTAACTACTGCAGTGTTACGTATTATCAACGGAACCGAGTCGGCTGAGTGCATTAACGACACGATGCTCGTCTTGATCCCTAAGGTAAAAAATCCCACATCATTGGCACAGTTTAGACCTATTTCCTTGTGTAATGTCTTGCACAAAATTGCATCCAAGGTCATAGCCAACAGGTTGAAAGTTGTTCTCCCGGATATCATCTCAGAGGAACAGTCTGCTTTTGTTCCAGGAAGGCTAATTACAGATAATATAATAACTGCTTATGAGTGTTTACATTTTATGAAGAGGAACAAAGCAAAAAGAAATAGACACTGTGCGCTGAAGTTGGATATGATGAAAGCCTATGACAGAGTCGAGTGGGATTATCTGGAAGCGATAATGCTGAAACTGGGCTTTACAGAAAATTGGGTTCACATTGTCATGAACCTGGTTAGAACAGTAAAATTTTCAGTCATGTTCAATGGTAAGAAATTATAAGAGTTTCAACCTTCTCGTGGTATACGACAGGGAGATCTGATTTCCCCATATTTATTCTTGTtagcagcagagggcctttcgtgcctttTAAAATCTATGGACGAGTCATCCAACCTGAGTGGAATACGGGTAGCCCCTACGGCTCCGCCAGTAAACCACTTATTATTCGCAGATGACAACCTGCTGTTTTTCAAGGCTAATATAGATGGGGCAAATGAGGTGAACCAGTTGTTGCATACTTATTGTCAGGCATCCGGGCAACACATCAATTATGAGAGGTCATCCATATTCTTTAGTAAGGGTTGTCCAGACCATATCAGAACAGAGATAAAAGGTTTGCTGCAGGTTCCTAATGAAGCTTTGTCTGCAAAGTATTTGGGAATGCCAACCGAAGTTGGTGAAGgcaatatgccctagaggcaataataaagttattatttatttccttatatcatgataaatgtttattattcatgctagaattgtattaaccggaaacataatacatgtgtgaatacatagacaaacagagtgtcactagtatgcctctacttgactagctcgttaattaaagatggttatgtttcctaaccatggacaaagagttgttatttgattaacgggatcacatcattagttgaatgatctgattgacatgacccattccattagcttagcacccgatcgcttagtatgttgctattgcttttttcatgacttatacatgttcctatgactatgagattatgcaactcccgtttgccggaggaacactttgtgtgctaccaaacgtcacaacgtaactgggtgattataaaggagctctacaggtgtctcaaaggtacatgttgggttggcgtatttcgagattaggatttgtcactccgaatgtcggagaggtatctctgggccctctcggtaatgcacatcacataagccttgcaagcattgcaactaatgagttagttgcgagatgatgtattacggaacgagtaaagagacttgccggtaacgagattgaactaggtattggataccgacgatcgaatctcgggcaagtaacataccgatgacaaagggaacaacgtatgtagttatgcggtctgaccgataaagatcttcgtagaatatgtaggagccaatatgggcatccaggtcccgctattggttattgaccggagacgtgtctccgtcatgtctacattgttctcgaaccgtagggtcgcacgcttaaggtttcgatgacagttatattatgagtttatgagttttgatgtaccgaaggagttcggagtcccgaatgagatcggggacatgacgaggagtctcgaaatggtcgagacgtaaagatcgatatattggacgactatattcggacatcggaaaggttccgagtggttcgggtatttttcggagtaccggagagttacgggaatt
Coding sequences within it:
- the LOC125532596 gene encoding uncharacterized protein LOC125532596 produces the protein MASVEELEDEEEEEVEGLEPLLYDRAKWVAWAVEEKEWSRREEEEKTRKREESRRRSEAHDKVMDSIIEHDPKVGRDVYTRFFLRDFSVFNIDEESSVPPMRYTDSIYQDEFGLEDSANILSVSIVSSDLGFPVNVYGRVIARDSIDYKCIYLFHRNRDDCQHLNKDGMLILTGPYRGLVLVDFIYLEIDLKIREEGVPDRPFSKGLISIDGRVLSREKDVMVRSETLESWLSTTEVRFTTVLDAVECTFEIKLIEGLFKGNITVGIVDKARKLDNEQTIVIHDSTADGVVTSDESGVIKLRRSVITICLERNVMFCINNEAAGVCPERTFDFTPRRTGVDEEKITCGAGEFGFRIVWSLMDFRL